The following are encoded together in the Oceanobacillus zhaokaii genome:
- a CDS encoding spore maturation protein, with translation MAIITALSTWLIPCFLLIVLSVASWKRIPAYELFVEGGKEGVKMAFSLLPFLVGMIVSISILRSSGAIDAIINLISPVLMAIGVPPEIVPLAFVRPISGTAALGITTELISTHGPDSFIGRLASTMQGSMDTTLYILTVYFGAVGIKKMKYALKVGLLADLVGIITSILIVKMVFG, from the coding sequence ATGGCCATCATCACAGCACTAAGTACTTGGTTGATTCCATGCTTTCTATTGATTGTCCTCTCTGTTGCCTCCTGGAAAAGAATTCCTGCATATGAATTATTTGTAGAGGGAGGGAAGGAAGGTGTGAAAATGGCATTTTCTCTGCTTCCTTTTTTAGTAGGGATGATTGTATCCATTTCGATATTAAGAAGCTCTGGTGCGATTGATGCAATCATTAATCTTATCTCGCCAGTCCTTATGGCTATTGGGGTTCCACCTGAAATTGTCCCACTTGCATTTGTTCGGCCAATCTCAGGTACAGCTGCTCTAGGAATAACAACAGAGTTAATTAGTACCCACGGACCAGATTCCTTTATTGGCAGACTAGCATCAACAATGCAGGGAAGTATGGATACAACGCTTTACATATTAACCGTCTATTTCGGTGCTGTTGGAATTAAAAAAATGAAATATGCTCTAAAGGTTGGACTATTAGCTGATTTGGTTGGTATAATAACATCAATCCTCATTGTAAAAATGGTATTTGGATGA
- the scpB gene encoding SMC-Scp complex subunit ScpB → MEIGEVKAIIEGLLFASGDEGITIKQLSKIIDIQESAAIHIIEELKYDYEHSNRGMMIMQSHDVFHLTTKPEHSNYFKKLLDIPKQTRMSQAALETLAIIAYRQPITKTEMEEIRGVGSDRAVQTLLARSLIEELGRKDAVGKPILYGTSKDFLTYFGLTSLEDLPALPETENTEEMTQEADLFFERFGDEIDLSSDQEME, encoded by the coding sequence TTGGAAATTGGAGAAGTAAAAGCGATTATAGAAGGATTATTATTTGCAAGTGGCGATGAAGGAATTACCATCAAGCAATTAAGTAAGATTATTGATATCCAAGAATCGGCTGCGATTCATATAATTGAAGAATTAAAATATGATTACGAACATTCCAATCGTGGAATGATGATTATGCAATCACACGATGTTTTTCATTTAACGACAAAACCGGAACATAGCAATTATTTCAAGAAATTATTAGATATTCCGAAACAAACTCGCATGTCACAGGCTGCACTGGAAACTCTCGCAATTATTGCGTATAGACAGCCAATTACAAAAACAGAGATGGAAGAAATTCGCGGGGTGGGTAGTGATCGTGCGGTGCAAACATTACTTGCTAGATCTCTAATTGAAGAACTTGGCAGAAAAGATGCCGTTGGTAAACCAATATTGTATGGAACCAGTAAAGACTTTTTAACTTATTTTGGTCTAACCTCCCTGGAAGACCTACCAGCACTACCGGAAACAGAGAACACCGAAGAGATGACACAAGAAGCTGATTTGTTTTTTGAACGATTTGGTGATGAAATCGATTTAAGCAGCGATCAAGAAATGGAATAA
- a CDS encoding ATP-binding protein: protein MIWRSVVGKLAITIFVLFSFVLFILSIFLLEFFKNYHISEAEKDMMQTASKVSLFADQQSDRNYIQETTELIKTPASRVAIVYPDGELWVSNTSSRDLKKFNETWIENERDLSEVIISDKKVQKEIMLPDNEMEIIIVGEPLLDNGAIFVYQSLEVIDQTEAETSKIIILAGGIALILTTFFAIFLSTRISSPLIKMREAASNLTRGEFDTKVPILTNDEIGDLAKEFNRMGMQLKFHINALRQEKEQLSSIVSSMADGVVTLNRNGDMVVTNKPADKFIENWYFENNIKVNSKELPTELNETLQLVISDEKEALREINLQGRNYVMLMTPLYDQSYVRGAVAVIRDMTEERRLDILRKDFIANVSHELRTPISLLQGYSEAIVDDIAESKEDKNELAKIIHEESLRMNRLVNELLDIAQMEAGHIKLNIEKVDLESFVQRIMKKFQGLANDNQLELSLKEDFSIPNASFDPDRIEQVFTNLIDNAIRHTSENGFVNVIVKNTENELYVAIEDNGSGIPEEDLPFVFERFYKADKSRTRNNQKKGTGLGLAIAKNIIDTHNGLLNVKSKLNQGTTFSFIIPQRNNSKY from the coding sequence ATGATTTGGCGTAGTGTAGTCGGTAAGCTTGCTATTACAATTTTTGTTCTATTTAGTTTTGTACTATTTATTTTATCTATTTTTTTGCTGGAATTTTTTAAGAATTATCATATTAGCGAAGCAGAAAAAGACATGATGCAAACCGCATCAAAAGTTTCACTATTTGCTGACCAACAATCAGATAGAAATTATATTCAAGAAACAACAGAGCTTATTAAGACTCCAGCCAGTCGTGTTGCCATTGTGTATCCTGATGGGGAACTATGGGTATCCAATACTAGCTCAAGAGATTTAAAGAAGTTTAATGAAACATGGATTGAAAACGAGCGAGATTTGTCAGAGGTTATCATATCAGATAAAAAAGTTCAAAAAGAAATTATGCTTCCTGATAACGAAATGGAAATAATTATTGTTGGTGAGCCGTTATTGGACAATGGGGCAATATTTGTTTATCAGTCACTAGAAGTTATTGACCAAACGGAAGCGGAAACTAGCAAGATAATTATTCTTGCAGGTGGAATTGCGCTTATACTTACTACCTTTTTTGCAATTTTCTTGTCAACTCGCATATCTTCACCATTGATAAAAATGCGTGAGGCAGCTTCAAATTTAACGCGTGGTGAATTCGATACAAAAGTTCCTATTTTAACTAATGATGAAATAGGAGATCTTGCAAAAGAATTTAATCGTATGGGAATGCAACTTAAATTCCATATCAATGCTTTGAGGCAGGAAAAAGAGCAATTATCAAGTATTGTAAGCTCCATGGCGGATGGTGTTGTAACACTTAATAGAAATGGAGATATGGTTGTAACTAACAAACCTGCAGATAAATTTATAGAGAATTGGTATTTTGAAAATAACATTAAAGTAAATAGTAAGGAATTACCGACGGAACTCAATGAAACATTGCAATTAGTTATTAGTGACGAAAAAGAAGCCTTGCGTGAAATAAATCTTCAAGGAAGAAATTATGTAATGTTAATGACTCCCTTATATGATCAATCCTATGTAAGAGGTGCCGTTGCCGTAATCCGGGATATGACGGAGGAAAGACGATTAGATATACTGCGGAAAGACTTTATTGCTAATGTTTCTCATGAGCTTCGAACACCGATTTCTTTACTTCAAGGATATAGTGAAGCAATTGTAGATGATATTGCCGAGAGTAAGGAAGATAAAAATGAACTTGCAAAAATCATTCACGAAGAATCATTAAGGATGAATCGACTGGTCAATGAGTTATTAGATATCGCTCAAATGGAAGCTGGTCATATTAAGCTCAATATCGAAAAGGTCGATCTTGAAAGCTTTGTACAGCGAATTATGAAGAAATTTCAAGGACTTGCAAATGATAATCAATTGGAGTTATCTCTAAAAGAGGATTTTTCAATACCGAATGCTTCTTTTGATCCAGATAGAATCGAACAGGTATTTACAAACTTAATCGACAATGCAATTCGTCATACTAGCGAAAATGGATTTGTTAATGTAATCGTCAAAAATACGGAAAACGAGTTGTATGTAGCAATTGAGGATAATGGTAGTGGAATACCTGAGGAAGATTTACCATTTGTTTTTGAACGATTCTATAAGGCAGATAAATCTAGAACTAGAAACAATCAGAAAAAAGGAACAGGCTTAGGCCTAGCCATTGCTAAAAACATTATCGATACCCATAATGGGTTACTAAATGTAAAGAGTAAATTGAATCAAGGAACAACTTTTAGCTTTATTATCCCGCAACGAAACAATAGCAAATATTAA
- a CDS encoding D-alanyl-D-alanine carboxypeptidase family protein: MRMIIGILTVLFVISIFPAIGQAAPDVSANNAVLIEQSTGRVLYEKAAYEQASIASITKIMTALIAIESGKMDEKAKTSRKAIYTEGSSIYLEQGEKMKLEDLVYGLMLRSGNDAAVSIAEHVGESEEGFVFLMNEKARWLGMNNTNFENPHGLDSDNHYSSAYDMALLMRYAMENEKFRTITGANSYRSDNRSYSWINKNKLLTQLYEPTNGGKTGFTKKTGRTLVSSASKNGMDLIVVTLNAPDDWRDHINLYEWGFEHYQLETLSKVGNVTYRLNNSEEVTATVAEEIEYPLTEDEKENLTKNTYLLDQREDKEIIGRTVFELGGEQLVETPLHREKQENIVSSVLANYKKITGISKW, translated from the coding sequence ATGCGAATGATTATAGGAATTTTAACAGTATTATTTGTTATCAGCATTTTTCCAGCTATCGGACAAGCAGCACCCGATGTCTCGGCAAATAATGCTGTTTTAATAGAGCAAAGTACTGGTAGAGTATTATATGAGAAAGCTGCTTACGAACAAGCATCAATTGCAAGTATTACAAAGATTATGACCGCACTGATTGCAATTGAATCTGGGAAAATGGATGAGAAGGCTAAAACAAGCAGGAAAGCAATTTACACGGAAGGCTCGTCTATTTATCTGGAGCAAGGGGAGAAGATGAAACTTGAAGACTTAGTTTATGGGTTAATGCTTCGCTCGGGAAATGATGCTGCTGTATCAATCGCAGAGCATGTTGGAGAAAGTGAAGAAGGATTTGTATTCTTAATGAATGAGAAGGCAAGATGGCTCGGAATGAATAATACAAATTTCGAGAACCCGCATGGTCTTGATTCGGACAACCATTATTCAAGTGCATATGATATGGCACTCCTCATGCGTTATGCAATGGAAAATGAGAAATTTAGAACAATAACTGGAGCAAATTCCTACCGTTCTGATAATCGTTCCTATAGCTGGATAAATAAGAATAAATTATTAACACAGCTCTATGAGCCAACAAATGGCGGAAAAACTGGTTTTACAAAAAAGACAGGGCGGACATTAGTTTCATCAGCTTCAAAAAACGGGATGGATCTAATTGTTGTTACATTAAATGCACCTGATGATTGGCGTGACCATATCAATCTATACGAGTGGGGATTCGAGCATTACCAGTTAGAAACGCTTAGTAAAGTAGGAAATGTTACATACAGGCTCAATAATAGTGAAGAAGTAACTGCAACTGTTGCTGAAGAAATTGAATACCCACTGACAGAAGATGAAAAAGAAAATTTGACTAAAAATACCTACTTACTTGATCAAAGGGAAGATAAGGAAATAATAGGAAGAACGGTCTTTGAATTAGGAGGAGAGCAATTGGTCGAAACTCCGCTCCATAGGGAAAAGCAGGAAAACATTGTTTCTTCAGTTTTAGCAAATTATAAGAAAATAACAGGAATTAGCAAATGGTAA
- a CDS encoding nucleoside recognition domain-containing protein, whose translation MVNLIWAFMAIVGIVYAMFNGTMDEVNKALFESANDAVTLSIGLISILVFWLGIMKIAESAGILKALSKALMPIVSRLFPEIPKGHPAMGYILSNITANIFGLGNAATPMGLKAMEQMKQLSGTDTASRSMITFLALNTSGLTLIPTTVIAIRMQYGSVSPTEIVGTTIITTVISLISAILLDRLFYYQSIRRKK comes from the coding sequence ATGGTAAATTTAATTTGGGCTTTCATGGCGATCGTTGGAATTGTTTATGCAATGTTTAATGGGACGATGGACGAAGTGAATAAGGCATTATTTGAAAGTGCAAATGATGCTGTGACGTTATCGATTGGGTTAATTAGTATCTTGGTTTTTTGGTTAGGAATTATGAAAATAGCAGAATCAGCAGGGATACTGAAAGCTTTATCTAAAGCTTTAATGCCAATTGTCAGCAGATTATTTCCAGAAATACCAAAGGGACACCCAGCAATGGGGTACATTCTGTCTAACATTACTGCAAATATATTTGGCCTGGGAAATGCAGCAACGCCAATGGGCCTTAAAGCAATGGAACAAATGAAGCAATTGAGTGGAACAGATACTGCCTCCAGATCAATGATCACTTTCCTGGCATTAAATACATCTGGATTAACTTTAATACCCACCACTGTTATTGCTATTCGGATGCAGTATGGTTCTGTATCACCAACCGAAATTGTGGGGACTACGATCATTACGACTGTTATTTCCTTAATCAGTGCCATCCTGCTTGATCGGCTTTTCTATTACCAAAGTATTAGGAGGAAGAAATAA
- a CDS encoding response regulator transcription factor — translation MDSETKILVVDDEERIRRLIRMYLEREDYIVEEADNGKDALEKALADEYDVILLDIMMPEMDGIDVCQELRKEKATPVIMLTAKGEEANRVQGFEVGADDYIVKPFSPREVILRVKALLRRVSTAKFNNTDVATKDILVFPHITIDHDAHRVTADGQEVTLTPKEYELLCFLAKSPDKVFKREHLLKEVWQYEFFGDLRTVDTHVKRLREKLSSASKAAAKMIVTVWGVGYKFEVDEE, via the coding sequence ATGGATTCAGAAACAAAGATATTAGTCGTTGATGACGAAGAGAGAATTCGTAGATTAATACGGATGTATTTAGAGAGAGAAGATTATATTGTTGAAGAAGCAGATAACGGTAAAGACGCTCTAGAAAAAGCATTAGCAGATGAGTACGATGTCATTTTATTAGATATCATGATGCCAGAAATGGATGGAATTGACGTATGCCAAGAACTAAGGAAAGAAAAGGCAACTCCGGTAATAATGTTGACAGCTAAAGGGGAAGAAGCAAATCGAGTACAGGGATTTGAAGTCGGTGCTGACGATTATATCGTTAAACCTTTTAGCCCTAGAGAAGTTATATTGCGTGTGAAAGCATTGCTCCGCAGAGTCTCTACAGCTAAATTTAATAATACCGATGTAGCAACAAAAGACATTCTAGTTTTTCCACATATTACGATAGACCATGATGCACACCGAGTAACTGCTGATGGTCAGGAAGTGACCTTAACACCTAAAGAGTACGAGTTGCTTTGTTTCCTAGCTAAATCTCCAGATAAGGTTTTTAAAAGGGAGCATTTATTAAAGGAAGTATGGCAATATGAATTCTTTGGTGATTTACGTACAGTTGATACGCACGTAAAACGATTAAGAGAAAAATTGAGCAGTGCTTCTAAGGCTGCAGCTAAAATGATTGTAACTGTTTGGGGTGTTGGTTATAAATTTGAGGTAGATGAAGAGTGA
- a CDS encoding pseudouridine synthase yields the protein MTVNEERLQKVIAQSGITSRRKAEQLILEGKVKVNGQVVTALGTKVSKNDQIEVNDVQLEKEAHVYYMLYKPRGVISSVSDDKGRKVVTDLLEGVTERVFPIGRLDYDTSGILLLTNDGDFAHHLMHPKYEVEKVYVAKLKGIPTKPELEKLRKGVKAEKDLLKAADYNVLSVDKTKNTMILEIKLREGKNRHVRRMMEQLGYPVMKLKREQYGMLTLTGLKPGKYRALTLKEVKQIRNLASEIVK from the coding sequence ATGACAGTCAATGAAGAAAGATTGCAAAAAGTAATCGCACAAAGTGGCATTACCTCTAGAAGGAAAGCAGAGCAGCTAATATTAGAAGGAAAAGTAAAAGTAAATGGACAAGTAGTTACTGCTTTAGGTACGAAGGTATCAAAAAATGACCAAATCGAAGTGAATGACGTTCAACTGGAAAAAGAAGCACATGTTTATTATATGTTATATAAACCTCGTGGGGTTATTTCTAGTGTAAGTGATGACAAAGGAAGAAAAGTTGTTACAGATTTATTGGAAGGTGTGACGGAGCGTGTTTTTCCGATAGGCAGATTGGATTATGACACTTCAGGGATATTGCTTCTTACCAATGATGGCGATTTCGCTCATCACCTAATGCACCCTAAATATGAAGTCGAAAAAGTATATGTTGCGAAATTAAAAGGAATTCCAACAAAACCGGAATTAGAAAAGTTAAGAAAAGGTGTTAAGGCAGAAAAAGATTTATTAAAAGCTGCAGACTATAATGTATTATCAGTCGATAAGACGAAAAACACAATGATACTGGAAATCAAATTACGTGAAGGAAAAAACCGTCATGTTAGAAGAATGATGGAGCAATTAGGCTACCCTGTAATGAAATTAAAAAGGGAACAATACGGGATGTTAACTTTAACAGGACTAAAACCAGGGAAATACCGTGCATTGACTCTAAAAGAAGTAAAACAAATTAGAAATCTAGCAAGTGAAATTGTTAAATAA
- the ccsB gene encoding c-type cytochrome biogenesis protein CcsB has translation MDLLSVSSGALYTAFVLYLIATLFFGATVRDKRTDKKQHTTSQKIGITLTIIGFLGQVIYFITRWIASGHAPVSNMFEFMTFLGMCMVFAFIIIYFYYKLSFLGLFALPITMIIIAYASMFPTDVAPLVPSLQSHWLYIHVTTVALGQGILFISFVAGLMYLIKEIDQTVKSQSTMWLEIVIYILVVFIGFIGITSAFNLMNYNAAFEYPSGGTTITTEYKLPPIAGPNEGTLVTEGVMEPWFETPGWLQGEDAGRKFNTVIWSLISGTILYGLVRLVIRKRIGAAIQPLFRNVKADLLDEIGYRSVTIGFPVFTLGGLIFAAIWAQIAWGRFWGWDPKEVWALVTWFFYAAYLHLRLSRGWHGEKSAWLAVIGFGIIMFNLIVVNLVLAGLHSYA, from the coding sequence ATGGACTTATTAAGCGTTAGTAGTGGAGCACTTTATACAGCATTCGTACTGTATTTAATCGCAACGCTTTTCTTTGGGGCAACGGTAAGAGATAAACGGACCGATAAGAAACAGCATACTACATCACAAAAAATCGGAATCACATTAACGATTATCGGGTTTCTAGGGCAGGTTATTTATTTTATTACAAGATGGATAGCAAGTGGCCATGCACCAGTAAGTAATATGTTTGAATTTATGACCTTCCTAGGAATGTGTATGGTTTTCGCATTTATTATCATCTATTTTTACTATAAATTGAGCTTTTTAGGGCTGTTTGCATTGCCAATTACAATGATTATTATTGCGTATGCAAGCATGTTCCCAACAGATGTCGCCCCACTTGTTCCTTCCTTACAAAGCCACTGGTTATATATTCACGTAACTACTGTTGCTTTAGGTCAAGGAATACTGTTTATCAGTTTTGTTGCAGGACTCATGTATTTAATTAAAGAAATAGATCAAACCGTGAAAAGTCAAAGCACGATGTGGCTGGAAATAGTTATTTATATTTTAGTCGTTTTTATTGGATTTATTGGAATAACGTCGGCTTTTAACCTGATGAATTACAATGCTGCCTTTGAGTATCCTTCTGGCGGAACTACGATAACTACAGAATATAAATTACCTCCTATTGCTGGTCCAAACGAAGGAACACTAGTAACGGAAGGTGTTATGGAACCGTGGTTTGAAACACCTGGATGGCTACAAGGTGAAGATGCAGGACGCAAATTTAATACGGTCATATGGTCACTAATTTCTGGAACTATTTTATATGGACTTGTTCGATTAGTAATCAGAAAAAGAATCGGTGCAGCGATTCAACCGCTCTTTAGAAATGTTAAAGCAGATTTATTAGACGAAATTGGTTATCGCTCTGTGACGATTGGTTTCCCTGTATTTACTTTAGGAGGACTAATTTTTGCGGCAATTTGGGCGCAAATCGCCTGGGGAAGATTCTGGGGATGGGATCCAAAAGAAGTTTGGGCCCTAGTAACTTGGTTCTTCTACGCAGCCTATCTGCACTTAAGACTCTCAAGAGGCTGGCACGGGGAAAAATCCGCCTGGCTCGCAGTAATCGGATTCGGTATTATCATGTTCAACCTAATTGTCGTTAACTTAGTTCTAGCAGGCCTACACTCATATGCATAG
- the resB gene encoding cytochrome c biogenesis protein ResB, whose product MKEIKCECGHVNPVGTVLCEACGRPIEGNQHLDGNDNKKLLNMRYDGTARRSQTYTKSIIDKIWSFFSSVKVGVWLIVIALVASMVGTIFPQEMYIPANAISRDPSIYYEDQYGILGLVFYQLGFHNLYTSWWYLVIIALIGISLVICSLDRFVPLFKALRHQKAKKHLSFLSRQRLFSETEVVSNKDINILKTNLKKQRYKIQEENGHILAEKSRFSRWGPYVNHIGLIIILLAAILRVTPFFYMEEYVWVREEQKPIVIPGTKGQYYIENKDFILETHSEEDERFEAAIAQEGMIPSNFQTDIVVYQGEKAVPGAEAELEPILEDSVRMNEPAKFDKYTVYQSGYQLNEFTSMTFRIHETADSEEVALDTFTVDLTAPESEYHLENGFRVVVDKYYPDYYLDDKGIPASETNFPRNPAYVFIVYPPNSDAAEVSFVGIGRNIDATGENIYKLGIEDFEMHDVSGLTVKYDRSLPLFGIGAAIFMIGVIQGMYWQHRRIWIHPTENGILMAGHTNKNWFGIKKDIEKAIEGTNVNMVEDQQELDEK is encoded by the coding sequence ATGAAAGAAATAAAATGTGAATGTGGGCATGTAAATCCTGTTGGTACTGTACTATGTGAGGCATGTGGAAGACCAATAGAGGGAAATCAGCACTTAGATGGAAATGATAATAAAAAATTACTAAATATGCGTTACGATGGGACAGCACGTCGCTCGCAAACGTATACTAAATCAATAATAGATAAAATTTGGAGTTTCTTTTCTTCAGTAAAAGTGGGTGTGTGGCTAATTGTTATCGCCTTAGTTGCGTCGATGGTTGGAACGATATTCCCACAAGAAATGTACATACCAGCAAATGCAATATCACGTGATCCTTCTATTTATTATGAGGATCAATATGGAATACTCGGTTTAGTTTTTTATCAATTAGGTTTTCATAATTTATATACTTCTTGGTGGTACCTAGTCATTATTGCTTTAATCGGGATTTCCTTAGTAATTTGTAGTCTAGATAGGTTTGTTCCATTATTTAAAGCTTTACGGCATCAAAAAGCTAAGAAACATTTAAGCTTCCTTAGTAGACAACGATTATTCAGTGAAACAGAAGTCGTGTCTAACAAGGATATCAACATATTAAAAACAAACTTAAAAAAGCAACGTTATAAGATTCAAGAAGAGAATGGGCATATTTTAGCCGAGAAAAGCAGATTTTCAAGATGGGGTCCTTACGTCAATCATATTGGTTTAATTATTATTTTGCTTGCAGCAATATTACGAGTTACACCTTTCTTCTATATGGAAGAATATGTTTGGGTTCGAGAAGAACAAAAGCCGATTGTCATTCCTGGAACTAAGGGGCAGTACTATATAGAAAATAAAGATTTTATATTAGAGACTCATAGTGAAGAGGATGAGAGATTTGAAGCGGCAATTGCTCAGGAAGGTATGATCCCAAGTAACTTTCAAACCGATATCGTAGTTTATCAAGGTGAGAAAGCAGTGCCTGGAGCAGAGGCTGAACTCGAACCAATTTTAGAAGACTCTGTTCGGATGAATGAACCAGCAAAATTCGATAAGTATACTGTATATCAATCGGGTTATCAACTAAACGAGTTTACTTCCATGACATTTAGAATCCATGAAACAGCTGATTCAGAAGAAGTGGCATTGGATACGTTCACTGTTGATTTAACTGCACCTGAATCAGAATATCATCTTGAAAACGGCTTCCGGGTGGTAGTTGATAAATATTATCCTGACTACTATCTTGATGATAAGGGAATCCCTGCATCTGAGACTAATTTCCCAAGGAATCCTGCATATGTCTTTATCGTTTATCCACCAAATAGCGATGCTGCTGAAGTTAGCTTCGTTGGAATTGGTAGAAACATAGATGCAACAGGAGAAAACATCTATAAATTAGGGATTGAGGATTTCGAAATGCATGATGTAAGTGGCCTTACAGTGAAATACGATCGTTCATTACCGTTATTCGGCATCGGTGCAGCAATCTTTATGATTGGCGTTATCCAGGGTATGTACTGGCAACACCGTCGAATTTGGATTCATCCTACAGAAAACGGCATATTAATGGCAGGGCACACCAATAAAAATTGGTTTGGAATTAAGAAAGATATCGAGAAAGCCATTGAAGGCACTAATGTTAATATGGTGGAGGACCAGCAAGAATTAGATGAAAAATAA
- a CDS encoding superoxide dismutase — MDNNQAYLQELNKWADETKKTLEIANLPENQGWIQAISDWKTNVNRYLTEEQEIMTEDLQVLHDEGQRILNSMVNHYQMDSVPYGKHHLPPLPYAYNALEPYISEEIMRLHHDIHHKAYVDGLNNAEKALYLNLKDKNIIRHWLREQAFNGSGHNLHTIFWLNMTPKSTKYPIKEIKHQLDKDIGSWEKFRELFTNVASSVEGVGWAVLLWNPRSGKLGVQSFEKHQLFQLADSIPLLVLDMWEHAYYLQYKTDKASYIKNWWNVVNWEDVNNRFLEAKNVKWKLY, encoded by the coding sequence ATGGATAACAACCAAGCATATTTGCAAGAGCTTAACAAATGGGCTGACGAAACAAAGAAAACATTAGAAATAGCAAATCTTCCAGAAAATCAAGGCTGGATCCAAGCTATCTCTGATTGGAAAACGAATGTAAATCGTTATTTAACCGAAGAGCAAGAAATCATGACAGAGGATTTGCAAGTTTTACACGATGAAGGACAAAGAATTCTAAACTCAATGGTCAATCATTATCAAATGGACAGTGTACCTTATGGTAAGCACCATTTGCCACCTCTTCCCTATGCTTATAATGCACTTGAACCGTATATAAGTGAAGAAATCATGCGTTTACATCATGATATTCACCACAAGGCATATGTTGATGGACTAAATAATGCTGAAAAAGCATTATATTTAAACCTAAAAGATAAGAATATTATTAGACATTGGCTCCGGGAACAAGCATTTAATGGTTCTGGTCATAATTTACACACGATATTCTGGTTAAATATGACACCAAAATCAACCAAGTACCCTATAAAAGAGATAAAACATCAACTAGATAAAGACATTGGCTCCTGGGAAAAATTTAGAGAATTATTTACAAATGTTGCCAGTTCTGTAGAAGGTGTAGGCTGGGCTGTATTACTTTGGAACCCAAGAAGCGGAAAGCTAGGGGTACAATCTTTTGAAAAGCATCAGCTCTTCCAGCTCGCTGATTCTATTCCATTACTTGTTCTTGATATGTGGGAGCATGCATATTACCTGCAGTACAAAACTGATAAAGCATCGTATATAAAAAATTGGTGGAATGTCGTGAACTGGGAAGATGTGAACAATCGCTTTTTAGAAGCAAAAAATGTGAAATGGAAGCTTTATTAA
- the resA gene encoding thiol-disulfide oxidoreductase ResA, with product MSLDQIKDKKRKKKRNRLIFRTSILVVLLGAAVFALISNLKADNTIYRTGDVAPDFKLQQISNNNELESVQLSDFKGKGVMLNFWGTWCEPCKAEMPYMESLYPEYHDKGIEILAVSLDGTELAVDRFIDEYDLTFPVPFDKTGEVKDLYKVGPIPSTFFINPEGEIEEVVNGALSLERLEGYLQEIQPK from the coding sequence ATGAGCTTGGATCAAATAAAAGATAAAAAAAGAAAGAAAAAAAGAAATCGGTTAATATTTAGAACTTCTATTTTAGTTGTTCTTCTTGGTGCCGCAGTATTTGCGCTAATATCTAACCTAAAAGCAGATAACACAATATACCGCACTGGAGACGTGGCTCCGGATTTCAAATTACAACAAATTAGTAATAATAATGAGTTGGAATCCGTTCAACTAAGTGATTTTAAGGGGAAGGGTGTAATGTTAAATTTCTGGGGAACTTGGTGTGAGCCGTGTAAGGCAGAAATGCCATATATGGAATCCTTATATCCAGAATATCATGATAAAGGAATAGAAATCCTTGCAGTTAGTTTGGATGGTACGGAACTCGCTGTAGATCGATTTATAGATGAATACGATTTGACATTCCCCGTTCCCTTCGATAAAACCGGCGAAGTAAAAGACCTATATAAAGTAGGACCGATACCAAGTACATTCTTTATCAATCCAGAGGGGGAGATAGAAGAAGTTGTAAACGGTGCCTTATCCTTAGAACGTCTCGAGGGGTATTTACAAGAAATTCAACCAAAATAG